In a single window of the Pontibacter russatus genome:
- the gatC gene encoding Asp-tRNA(Asn)/Glu-tRNA(Gln) amidotransferase subunit GatC, producing MSTDIQTIKKLAHLARLEFNEEKEQEMLQDLNKILNWMDQLSELDTTHVEPLIHMSEEVNVLREDVAKNTVTHEEALLNAPKKDSDYFRVPKVLE from the coding sequence ATGTCAACGGATATTCAGACTATAAAGAAATTGGCGCACTTAGCCAGGCTTGAGTTTAACGAGGAGAAAGAGCAGGAGATGCTGCAGGACCTGAACAAGATCCTGAACTGGATGGACCAGTTGAGCGAACTGGACACGACGCACGTGGAACCACTCATACACATGTCGGAAGAGGTGAACGTGCTGCGCGAAGACGTGGCGAAGAACACCGTTACACACGAGGAGGCGCTGCTGAACGCGCCCAAAAAAGATTCTGATTACTTCCGGGTGCCGAAAGTGCTGGAGTAG
- a CDS encoding tetratricopeptide repeat protein produces the protein MNKIKFWRGWDTSIKYPYLFLLTLGVMALLLGVYHYFTGDNLAFGWDKITDLQVVPVPVNEVTRLLEPFTLTADGYLLFEQYDVALPTINTVAAALLLGILAICLAFYAAAISTMRQLPYFAGVLLLMLFLATFNFDLLGGFGTGSSQTLLLIAIALLAISSYAFQAFWPQVGFSLRLLTMLVVVAVTGLLVYSAAQFPARLVTLHLVNYSSIGTLAATVLFMLWVAYENVNALLWINTQARTPERRFSMWQFILISLLYLLNLLLLYLRHIGYLQLELFYINAYFILLLSAVAGFWGMRQREAYYRNLFQFRPTGAVLYLVFATIAFLSIGYAFATANDPLTVFYHDMIVYTHLAFGVGFFLYIMINFGRLIAQRLPVYKVVYEPKSFSLFSFALMSLIACVILVMRTQYRSYFDVQAGYYNYLGDLYTASGNDILAERFYEESDVYDVNNVKANYSLAAQYRKEQERNNEILRLKDALDKRPNPKLYVRLANLYDGKQYFFEKLYVLQEGAEKFPESAEIYNNLALLYAQTSVQDSTEYYFDLAQRYSGDGDFVRSNRLAYYTRQAMLEPAKTVLKESHKGKSKTLRSNMAALRQLLGMDPQTDDNFMPDSLQAVEDFTLFYNETLSKLNKGDTTRLEGINAYLASPGNQLFYADLLYLKGLVHHYNGLPREARRVVENLALQSDRNNGYYYNALGQWMLEEQNYRAAAAYFKQAKDHGYTQAYLNHGYALALAHQPQAAVQALEEVGYTENAAAIAVAQDLAEVLQQDVKTITTEVPDKEKVQYLLARLPQLSEPDVNALVQAVTDKDLKRQALVARVHYLVGQRRWNYAYRAIKETGPQLQPEGELRSALNLLELKVWLNAKKYDVLLNRMEKLYLTDRDRRQALYFKARVAEARGREEEAAARYEQALKMLLYDEETVLAAANFFDSYKPEGQRAYNILLSGITYNPYAAELQKAYAMESLDQGLFSYAEQAQETLRDLLPPSEYSTFIEKLDQKRQEIAARAEDWQL, from the coding sequence ATGAACAAAATTAAATTCTGGAGGGGCTGGGATACTTCAATCAAGTATCCCTATCTTTTTTTGCTTACGCTGGGCGTAATGGCCCTGCTGCTGGGCGTCTACCATTATTTTACCGGCGACAACCTGGCCTTTGGCTGGGACAAGATCACGGACCTGCAGGTGGTGCCGGTGCCGGTGAACGAAGTGACGCGCCTGCTGGAGCCTTTCACGCTCACCGCCGACGGGTACCTGCTTTTTGAGCAGTACGACGTGGCGCTGCCCACTATCAACACCGTGGCGGCCGCGCTGCTGCTGGGCATCCTGGCGATATGCCTCGCCTTTTACGCGGCGGCCATCAGCACCATGCGGCAGCTGCCGTACTTCGCGGGCGTGCTCCTGCTCATGCTGTTCCTGGCCACCTTCAATTTCGACCTGCTGGGTGGTTTCGGCACCGGGTCCAGCCAGACGCTGCTGCTCATCGCCATTGCCCTGCTCGCCATCAGCAGTTACGCGTTCCAGGCTTTCTGGCCGCAGGTGGGCTTTTCGCTGCGCCTGCTGACCATGCTGGTGGTGGTGGCCGTAACGGGGCTGCTGGTATACAGTGCGGCGCAGTTCCCGGCCCGGCTGGTGACGCTGCACCTTGTCAACTACAGCTCCATCGGCACGCTGGCGGCCACCGTGCTGTTTATGCTGTGGGTGGCCTACGAGAACGTGAACGCCCTTCTCTGGATAAACACGCAGGCGAGAACGCCGGAGCGCCGCTTCAGCATGTGGCAGTTCATCCTCATCAGCCTGCTGTACCTGCTCAACCTGCTGCTGCTCTACCTGCGCCACATCGGCTACCTGCAACTGGAGCTGTTCTATATCAATGCCTACTTCATCCTGCTGCTGTCGGCGGTGGCCGGTTTCTGGGGCATGCGGCAGCGGGAGGCCTATTACAGGAACCTGTTCCAGTTCCGCCCCACGGGGGCCGTGCTGTACCTCGTGTTCGCCACCATCGCCTTCCTCAGCATCGGCTATGCCTTTGCCACAGCCAACGATCCGCTCACGGTGTTTTACCACGACATGATTGTGTACACGCACCTGGCGTTCGGCGTGGGCTTCTTTTTATATATCATGATCAACTTTGGGCGGCTGATAGCGCAGCGCCTGCCGGTATATAAAGTGGTGTACGAGCCGAAGAGCTTCTCCCTTTTCTCGTTTGCCCTGATGAGCCTCATCGCCTGCGTCATTCTGGTGATGCGCACGCAGTACCGATCGTACTTCGATGTGCAGGCAGGCTACTACAACTACCTCGGCGACTTATATACCGCTTCGGGCAACGACATACTGGCGGAGCGCTTCTACGAGGAGAGCGATGTGTACGACGTGAACAACGTGAAGGCAAACTACAGCCTGGCGGCACAGTACCGGAAGGAGCAGGAGCGCAATAACGAGATTCTGCGCCTGAAAGATGCCCTGGACAAGCGCCCCAACCCGAAACTGTACGTGCGCCTGGCCAACCTATACGACGGGAAGCAATACTTCTTCGAGAAGCTCTACGTGCTGCAGGAGGGAGCCGAGAAATTCCCGGAAAGTGCCGAGATCTACAACAACCTGGCCCTGCTGTACGCCCAGACGAGCGTGCAGGACAGCACCGAGTATTACTTCGACCTGGCCCAACGGTATAGCGGCGACGGGGATTTCGTGCGCAGCAACCGCCTGGCCTACTACACGCGGCAGGCCATGCTGGAACCAGCCAAAACCGTGCTGAAGGAAAGCCACAAAGGGAAGAGCAAAACGCTGCGCAGCAACATGGCGGCGCTGCGCCAGCTGCTGGGCATGGACCCGCAGACCGACGATAACTTTATGCCGGACTCCTTGCAGGCGGTGGAGGATTTCACGCTGTTTTATAACGAGACGCTCAGCAAACTCAACAAAGGCGACACCACCCGGCTGGAGGGCATCAACGCCTATCTGGCGTCTCCGGGCAACCAGCTTTTTTACGCGGACCTGCTGTACCTGAAAGGACTGGTGCATCACTACAACGGCTTGCCAAGAGAAGCGCGGCGCGTGGTGGAGAACCTGGCCCTGCAGTCGGACCGGAACAACGGCTACTACTACAATGCCCTGGGGCAGTGGATGCTGGAGGAGCAGAACTACCGGGCGGCGGCGGCCTACTTTAAGCAGGCGAAAGACCATGGCTATACCCAAGCCTACCTGAACCACGGCTACGCGCTGGCGCTGGCCCACCAGCCCCAGGCGGCGGTGCAGGCATTGGAAGAAGTGGGATATACTGAGAATGCGGCCGCCATTGCCGTGGCGCAGGATCTGGCGGAGGTGCTGCAGCAGGACGTGAAAACCATCACCACCGAAGTGCCGGACAAGGAAAAGGTGCAGTATCTGCTGGCGCGCCTGCCGCAACTGAGCGAGCCGGATGTGAATGCACTGGTACAGGCGGTGACGGACAAGGACCTGAAGCGCCAGGCCCTGGTGGCGCGCGTACACTATCTTGTGGGGCAGCGCCGCTGGAACTACGCATACAGGGCTATCAAAGAAACGGGGCCTCAGTTGCAGCCGGAAGGGGAACTGCGGTCGGCCCTGAACCTGCTGGAGCTAAAGGTGTGGCTGAACGCCAAAAAATACGACGTGCTGCTCAACAGGATGGAAAAGCTGTACCTGACAGACCGTGACAGGCGCCAGGCGCTGTACTTCAAGGCGCGCGTTGCCGAGGCAAGAGGCCGGGAGGAGGAGGCCGCCGCGCGCTACGAGCAGGCCCTGAAGATGCTGCTCTACGATGAGGAAACGGTGCTGGCGGCGGCAAACTTTTTCGACAGCTACAAGCCGGAGGGGCAGCGGGCCTATAACATTCTGCTGAGCGGCATCACGTACAACCCCTACGCGGCGGAGCTGCAGAAAGCCTACGCCATGGAAAGTTTAGACCAGGGCCTGTTTAGTTACGCAGAGCAGGCGCAGGAAACCCTGCGCGACTTGCTTCCTCCGTCAGAATACAGTACATTTATAGAGAAATTAGACCAGAAACGCCAGGAGATTGCGGCCCGCGCCGAAGACTGGCAGCTATGA
- a CDS encoding ABC transporter ATP-binding protein codes for MNTLIETHDISKIYRMGAETIHALKSVSIKIERGEYVAFMGPSGSGKSTFMNIIGCLDTPTGGTYILNGQDVSNMTDNELAEVRNKEIGFVFQTFNLLPRQSSLENVALPLIYAGYGKSAREEKAQRALESVGLGTRGKHKPNELSGGQRQRVAIARALINDPSIILADEPTGNLDSKTSYEIMELFEDLHSKGNTIIMVTHEEDIAKYAHRIVRMRDGLIESDAMNTDIATAARLQTAPE; via the coding sequence ATGAACACGCTCATCGAAACGCACGACATCTCGAAGATATACCGCATGGGGGCGGAGACCATCCATGCCCTCAAATCGGTGTCCATCAAAATTGAAAGGGGCGAGTACGTCGCTTTCATGGGGCCCTCCGGCTCGGGCAAGTCTACGTTCATGAACATCATCGGCTGCCTCGACACACCCACCGGCGGCACCTATATACTTAACGGGCAGGATGTGAGCAACATGACGGACAACGAGTTGGCCGAAGTGCGCAACAAGGAGATCGGCTTCGTGTTCCAGACTTTTAACCTGCTGCCGCGCCAGTCGTCGCTGGAGAACGTGGCCCTGCCGCTTATATATGCCGGCTACGGCAAAAGCGCCCGCGAGGAGAAGGCGCAGCGCGCGCTGGAGAGCGTGGGCCTGGGCACCCGGGGCAAGCACAAGCCGAACGAACTGTCGGGCGGGCAGCGGCAGCGCGTGGCCATCGCCCGCGCCCTCATCAACGACCCCAGCATCATCCTGGCCGACGAACCGACCGGTAACCTCGACTCCAAGACCTCCTACGAGATCATGGAGCTGTTCGAGGACCTGCACTCCAAGGGCAATACCATCATCATGGTCACGCACGAGGAGGACATCGCCAAATATGCCCACCGCATTGTCAGGATGCGCGACGGCCTGATCGAGTCTGACGCGATGAACACCGACATTGCCACCGCAGCCAGGCTACAGACAGCACCCGAGTAA
- a CDS encoding cob(I)yrinic acid a,c-diamide adenosyltransferase, whose protein sequence is MKLYTKTGDKGTTSLIGGTRVPKSDLRIEAYGTIDELNSYIGLVRDQEVNQVRAGVLKEVQDRLFTIGALLATDPAKSKMKTPDLHEEDIALLEQEIDSMTANVPPLRAFVLPGGHPSVSFCHVARCVCRRAERLAIHLQEHAPVAELIIKYLNRLSDYLFALCRKMTQELGAEEVTWKPRI, encoded by the coding sequence ATGAAGCTATATACCAAAACCGGCGACAAGGGCACTACCTCCCTTATCGGCGGCACGCGCGTTCCCAAATCCGATTTGCGCATCGAGGCCTACGGCACCATCGATGAGCTGAACTCCTATATAGGCCTGGTGCGTGACCAGGAGGTGAACCAGGTACGGGCAGGCGTTTTGAAAGAAGTCCAGGACAGGCTTTTTACCATCGGGGCGCTGCTGGCCACCGATCCGGCCAAGTCTAAAATGAAAACCCCGGACCTGCACGAGGAGGATATAGCCTTGCTGGAGCAGGAGATTGACAGCATGACGGCCAATGTGCCGCCCCTGCGTGCCTTTGTGCTGCCGGGCGGGCACCCCTCCGTTTCGTTCTGCCACGTAGCGCGCTGCGTGTGCCGCCGGGCCGAGCGCCTGGCCATTCATTTACAGGAACATGCTCCCGTAGCGGAGCTGATCATAAAATATCTGAACAGACTTTCTGACTATCTCTTCGCGCTTTGCCGTAAAATGACACAGGAGCTCGGCGCGGAGGAAGTAACCTGGAAGCCGCGTATCTGA